In one window of Leptospira sp. WS92.C1 DNA:
- the pnp gene encoding polyribonucleotide nucleotidyltransferase — protein MTHTISGQYGRDSIVLETGNWAKQAHGSVVYKSGNLVLLATVCAADDAKEGQDFFPLTCEYSEKLYSVGRFPGGYFKREAKPPEHEVLTSRIIDRPIRPLFPEGYFCEVQLQVQVLSADGDVTVAGHALNAASAALAVSDIPFNGPIAGARIGRVDGELILNPTNKELLNSDLDLVVAGTKTHIVMIEGEAKELSNDEMLAALRFAQKYIAEFVTLQEEFAKKIGVVKREVKLRAKDTELLAKVKEYAFAKLTAANQTPDKTSRTKEISNVNKETVEFFKQTVEESDKIKDIKAYLHELEYEIVREQVLTNGTRFDGRKLDEIRQISVEINPLPGPHGSSVFTRGQTQSLGVVTLGTGSDNQRYETLEGQKEKSFMLHYNFPAFSVGEVRRSSGPGRREIGHGNLAERALKLVLPKPDEFPYVIRVVSEILESNGSSSMASVCSGSLALMAAGVPIKGSVSGIAMGLFSDSSGKFAVLSDIAGLEDHFGDMDCKIAGTRKGITAFQMDLKVTGVSFDVLESVFAQAQKGRFHILDIMEKHISKASATLAGTAPRIIVRNIPKDRIGELIGPGGKNVRGISELTGAELYIEDDGRVTISGSNQESAEKAAQMVDGFFTEVEVGKIYEGKVKRIADFGAFVEILPGKEGLCHISKIDFKRVNSVKDIVKEGDIIRVKVLNVDKTGKIDLSRKDALEEEQQQV, from the coding sequence ATGACACATACAATTTCCGGTCAGTATGGCCGTGATTCTATCGTTTTAGAAACAGGAAACTGGGCGAAACAAGCTCACGGCTCCGTGGTTTATAAATCTGGAAATCTTGTTTTACTTGCGACTGTTTGCGCCGCGGACGATGCAAAAGAAGGACAAGACTTTTTTCCTCTGACTTGTGAATATTCCGAGAAACTCTATTCAGTAGGTCGTTTTCCGGGCGGATACTTTAAAAGAGAAGCCAAACCTCCGGAACACGAAGTTCTCACTTCAAGAATCATAGACAGACCGATCCGTCCTTTATTTCCGGAAGGATATTTTTGCGAAGTTCAACTTCAGGTGCAGGTTCTTTCCGCAGACGGAGACGTTACCGTTGCAGGACACGCGTTAAACGCGGCGAGTGCTGCGTTAGCCGTTTCTGATATTCCGTTTAACGGTCCGATCGCGGGCGCGAGAATCGGAAGAGTTGACGGAGAACTGATCCTCAACCCAACCAACAAAGAACTCTTAAATTCGGATTTGGATCTGGTAGTGGCCGGAACCAAAACTCATATCGTAATGATCGAAGGGGAAGCGAAAGAACTCAGCAATGATGAGATGCTCGCGGCTCTTCGTTTCGCTCAAAAATACATCGCCGAGTTCGTAACTCTTCAGGAAGAATTTGCTAAAAAAATCGGCGTTGTAAAAAGAGAAGTTAAACTCAGGGCGAAAGATACCGAACTTCTTGCAAAAGTAAAAGAATACGCGTTTGCAAAACTGACTGCGGCCAATCAAACTCCCGATAAGACGTCTCGTACTAAAGAAATTTCTAATGTTAACAAAGAAACCGTAGAATTCTTTAAACAAACGGTGGAAGAATCGGACAAAATCAAGGACATCAAAGCCTATCTTCACGAATTGGAATACGAAATCGTTCGCGAACAGGTTCTTACAAACGGAACTCGTTTTGACGGAAGAAAGTTAGACGAAATTCGTCAGATCTCAGTCGAAATCAACCCTCTCCCAGGTCCTCACGGATCCTCCGTATTTACCAGAGGTCAAACTCAATCCTTGGGAGTTGTTACTCTCGGAACCGGGTCCGACAATCAGAGATACGAAACACTGGAAGGACAAAAAGAAAAGTCCTTTATGCTTCATTATAACTTTCCCGCGTTTTCGGTGGGAGAGGTTCGTAGATCTTCCGGTCCCGGAAGAAGAGAAATCGGTCACGGGAACTTGGCGGAAAGGGCGTTAAAACTCGTACTTCCAAAACCGGACGAGTTCCCTTACGTTATACGCGTTGTATCTGAAATTTTAGAATCCAACGGTTCCAGCTCCATGGCTTCGGTTTGTTCCGGATCCTTGGCTTTGATGGCGGCAGGCGTTCCGATCAAAGGTTCCGTTTCCGGAATCGCGATGGGGCTTTTCTCCGATTCTTCCGGAAAATTTGCGGTGCTTTCCGATATCGCAGGTTTGGAGGATCATTTCGGAGATATGGACTGCAAGATCGCAGGAACCAGAAAGGGGATCACCGCCTTCCAAATGGATCTCAAGGTTACCGGAGTTAGCTTTGACGTTTTAGAAAGTGTGTTCGCGCAAGCTCAGAAAGGTAGATTCCATATTCTTGATATTATGGAGAAACATATCTCCAAGGCTTCTGCTACGTTAGCCGGAACTGCTCCTAGAATCATCGTAAGAAATATTCCTAAGGATAGAATCGGAGAGCTGATTGGTCCGGGCGGTAAAAACGTCCGTGGAATCAGCGAGCTTACAGGCGCGGAACTTTATATTGAAGACGACGGCCGTGTAACCATTTCCGGTTCCAACCAAGAGTCCGCGGAAAAAGCGGCACAGATGGTGGACGGTTTTTTTACGGAAGTGGAAGTCGGTAAGATCTATGAAGGGAAAGTAAAACGGATCGCCGACTTCGGTGCGTTTGTCGAAATTCTTCCCGGAAAAGAAGGTCTTTGCCATATTTCCAAGATAGACTTCAAAAGAGTCAATTCGGTTAAGGACATCGTTAAAGAAGGGGACATCATTCGTGTGAAGGTTCTCAACGTGGACAAAACCGGAAAGATCGATCTTTCCAGAAAAGACGCCCTCGAAGAAGAACAACAACAGGTCTAA
- a CDS encoding M16 family metallopeptidase, with translation MEQEPSQQVYRNVLPGGITVLFQKAPHTVSVSAGVFVRVGSRHESAKNAGYCHFLEHMLFKDTEKRTAKQQAEDIERVGGFTNAATSREYTYFHVTVAGKHLGLGLELLSEMIYQPLLKQSDIENEAGVILEELQGYEDSPEDYIHDFYYQNFFPKNPLGRDIIGTRESIGGVSHKSLLEFYDTYYHTENMFISLSGNFEPDEIFSLVGKYFNKPRKKKKDGNGLIFPKKKWGYFPKKKKLEQVYFILGGDGFEREFHNASKASLFTHILGGGTSSRLFQKVREEKGLCYQITAYPSSYADVGINSIVCSTSKDKFVTCMETISDELKSILDRGITEQELRDAQTNHEGTLSISYEQTESRMSTIALMELYYGRNYTYEERVNEIYSITLDDLNQFARSVFGIPKLHLSALGNLGAKEEKAVRKLFSL, from the coding sequence TTGGAGCAAGAACCTTCACAGCAAGTCTATAGAAACGTTCTTCCCGGGGGTATCACAGTCCTCTTTCAGAAAGCTCCTCATACAGTCAGTGTTTCCGCGGGTGTTTTTGTGCGGGTCGGTTCGAGACACGAATCCGCAAAGAACGCGGGTTACTGTCATTTTCTCGAGCATATGCTTTTTAAGGATACGGAGAAACGGACAGCAAAACAACAAGCCGAAGACATTGAAAGGGTCGGCGGTTTTACAAACGCGGCGACTTCCAGAGAATACACATACTTTCACGTAACGGTAGCAGGAAAACATCTGGGGCTCGGATTGGAATTGTTATCCGAAATGATCTACCAGCCCTTGCTCAAACAATCGGATATCGAAAACGAAGCGGGTGTGATCCTGGAGGAACTCCAAGGTTACGAAGATTCTCCCGAAGATTATATTCACGATTTTTATTATCAAAACTTTTTTCCAAAGAATCCTTTGGGTCGGGATATCATCGGAACCCGTGAATCCATCGGCGGTGTGAGTCATAAGAGTTTATTAGAATTTTATGATACGTATTATCACACCGAAAATATGTTTATCTCTCTTTCCGGAAATTTCGAACCGGACGAGATTTTTTCTTTAGTTGGGAAATATTTCAACAAGCCCAGAAAAAAAAAGAAGGACGGAAACGGTCTGATTTTTCCCAAAAAGAAATGGGGATACTTTCCTAAAAAGAAAAAGTTAGAACAGGTTTATTTTATCTTAGGTGGAGACGGGTTTGAAAGAGAATTCCACAACGCGTCGAAAGCAAGTTTGTTTACTCATATCCTGGGTGGCGGAACCTCCTCGCGGTTGTTTCAAAAGGTCCGCGAAGAAAAGGGACTTTGTTATCAGATCACTGCCTATCCATCCTCTTACGCGGATGTGGGAATCAACAGCATCGTTTGTTCCACTTCCAAGGATAAGTTCGTCACTTGCATGGAAACGATCTCCGACGAACTCAAATCCATCCTGGACCGCGGGATTACCGAACAAGAACTCAGAGACGCCCAGACCAATCACGAGGGCACTCTTTCCATCAGCTACGAACAAACCGAATCCCGGATGAGCACGATCGCTCTGATGGAGCTTTACTACGGAAGAAATTATACTTACGAAGAAAGGGTGAACGAGATCTATTCTATCACGCTGGACGATCTCAATCAGTTTGCAAGATCTGTTTTTGGAATTCCAAAACTCCATCTTTCCGCTTTGGGAAATTTGGGCGCTAAGGAAGAAAAAGCGGTTCGGAAATTGTTTTCTTTGTAG
- a CDS encoding rhomboid family intramembrane serine protease — protein sequence MKLYLTKLRQILPVFLSIYVLSLIGFLSLRWLLTIRYEAVDINEEIWNFVLPMAIPWLPVLIWLRPKLRILRFKNEDGNGPFFLQCISALTISVSLMTSQSYLTTAFGKLEIISEIQQLEKVPKARYYKLGNFFVDPSRAGVYSNFQVTGKYNENLNFKLFFGIPFLTGTQIPQNENPKYWYGIKFKKEISNRISDEEKEKQYSIFYNECIERINSYDYHSLDHFERTATSDDKIHFFKAIETRIPKKTDEDYIVLEPIQERFEDKNENTLAWLFGFFGIGFSLLLFSLVFPGIREDKRMEFPPGKKEDELIEVLKYLIPRGDHAIASFLLNLNLLVFLVMIFAGVHIFYPEGDQLLEWGANRRMETWGGQWWRLLTSMFVHSGILHLFLNGFGLVIAAIFVEPVLGRIRFLILYFLSGLCGSLASITWYSNTISIGASGAIFGLYGAILGLLLTDAFPKEDKKSVLTFIGTFIAINLVWGLFGGIDNAAHLGGLLSGMIFGIVLFLLGKRNTGTTDEFNRQPREGQ from the coding sequence ATGAAGCTTTATCTGACCAAACTGAGACAAATATTGCCGGTCTTTTTATCGATCTACGTTTTATCATTGATCGGATTTTTATCTTTACGCTGGCTGCTTACGATTCGGTATGAAGCGGTTGATATCAATGAAGAAATCTGGAATTTCGTTTTGCCGATGGCGATCCCTTGGTTGCCGGTTTTGATTTGGCTTCGACCTAAACTTCGAATTTTACGCTTTAAGAACGAAGATGGAAACGGCCCCTTTTTTCTTCAATGTATCTCCGCGCTTACAATTAGTGTTTCACTCATGACCTCTCAAAGTTATTTGACGACTGCGTTCGGAAAATTGGAAATTATCTCCGAAATTCAACAATTGGAAAAGGTTCCCAAGGCCCGTTATTATAAACTCGGGAACTTTTTCGTCGATCCGTCCCGTGCGGGCGTCTATTCGAATTTTCAGGTGACCGGAAAGTATAATGAAAATCTAAATTTTAAATTATTTTTTGGAATTCCTTTTCTGACGGGAACTCAAATTCCTCAAAATGAAAATCCGAAATATTGGTACGGTATTAAATTTAAAAAAGAGATCAGCAATCGCATTAGCGACGAAGAGAAAGAGAAACAATATTCTATCTTTTATAACGAATGTATTGAAAGAATAAACTCGTATGATTATCATTCTTTGGATCATTTCGAACGCACCGCAACTTCGGATGATAAAATACATTTTTTTAAAGCGATCGAAACTCGGATTCCAAAAAAAACGGATGAAGATTATATCGTTCTCGAGCCGATTCAGGAGCGTTTTGAGGATAAAAATGAAAACACACTCGCGTGGTTGTTCGGGTTTTTTGGAATCGGTTTTTCTCTGCTTTTGTTTTCCTTAGTATTTCCAGGCATTCGCGAAGATAAAAGGATGGAGTTCCCACCGGGAAAAAAAGAGGACGAGCTGATCGAAGTTCTTAAATATCTGATTCCTCGGGGAGATCATGCAATCGCCTCTTTTTTATTAAATTTGAATCTTCTTGTTTTTCTTGTAATGATATTCGCTGGAGTTCATATCTTTTATCCGGAAGGGGACCAACTTTTGGAGTGGGGCGCTAATCGAAGGATGGAAACATGGGGCGGTCAATGGTGGAGACTTTTGACGAGCATGTTTGTTCATTCCGGAATTTTACATTTATTTTTAAATGGATTTGGTCTTGTGATCGCGGCCATTTTTGTAGAACCAGTTCTTGGGCGAATTCGATTTTTAATTCTCTATTTCCTTTCGGGGCTTTGCGGAAGTCTTGCGAGTATTACATGGTATTCTAATACGATTAGTATCGGTGCCTCCGGCGCGATTTTTGGACTTTACGGTGCAATCTTAGGCCTTTTGTTAACGGATGCATTTCCAAAAGAAGATAAAAAAAGCGTTCTGACTTTTATCGGAACCTTTATCGCTATCAACTTAGTTTGGGGATTGTTTGGAGGAATCGATAACGCAGCGCATCTTGGCGGGTTATTGAGTGGAATGATCTTCGGCATCGTATTGTTTTTACTCGGCAAACGGAATACAGGAACTACGGATGAATTCAATCGTCAACCGAGAGAAGGTCAATGA
- the dut gene encoding dUTP diphosphatase, whose product MKISVKKLKSNAELPVLQTIHSAGYDVHSCLDQNLILEPGKVILVPTGLSFSIPQEYHFEIRPRSGFSTKNRILIPNSPGTIDSDYRGELMIPLFNLGDSPFVIEHGMRIAQLLIRKTWYAEWEIVSEFEDQTARGAGGFGSTGV is encoded by the coding sequence ATGAAAATCTCAGTCAAAAAACTCAAATCAAACGCAGAACTTCCGGTATTACAAACGATTCATTCGGCCGGTTACGACGTCCATTCCTGTCTGGATCAGAATCTGATTCTGGAACCTGGCAAAGTGATTCTCGTCCCCACAGGGCTTTCTTTTTCGATTCCTCAAGAATATCATTTTGAAATCAGACCCAGATCCGGATTCTCCACAAAAAATCGAATTCTGATTCCGAACTCTCCGGGAACAATCGATAGCGATTATAGAGGTGAACTGATGATTCCTCTGTTCAATCTCGGAGATTCTCCTTTTGTCATAGAACACGGAATGAGAATCGCTCAGTTGTTGATCCGTAAAACCTGGTATGCGGAATGGGAGATCGTTTCGGAGTTCGAAGATCAGACCGCAAGAGGCGCCGGCGGTTTCGGGTCGACGGGTGTCTAA
- a CDS encoding SDR family NAD(P)-dependent oxidoreductase — protein MDTGLKGKVALVTGSTAGIGFEIARQLLKEGAAVWINGRSAERVEDSLKLLTKAVPNAKVHGVAADFTKKEEVELIRSKIQHVDILINNVGIFEPKDFAEIPDEDWFRFFEVNLLSGVRLSRFYLPRMLGQNWGRILFISSESGIQIPEEMIHYGVTKSAQISLARGLAELTKGTNVTVNSVLPGPTRSEGVDGFLEDLAANKKVSTETIEKEFFQTARPTSLLQRFASVEEVANIVTYLSSPLSSGTNGAALRVDGGVVKSAF, from the coding sequence ATGGATACTGGTCTGAAGGGAAAGGTTGCGCTTGTAACGGGCTCGACTGCGGGAATCGGTTTTGAAATTGCAAGACAGCTTTTGAAAGAAGGAGCTGCTGTTTGGATCAATGGAAGAAGTGCCGAGAGAGTCGAGGATTCTCTAAAACTACTCACTAAAGCGGTGCCAAATGCAAAGGTGCACGGTGTGGCCGCGGACTTTACGAAAAAAGAAGAAGTTGAATTGATTCGATCTAAAATTCAACACGTAGATATTTTGATCAATAACGTGGGAATTTTCGAGCCCAAAGACTTTGCGGAGATTCCGGATGAAGATTGGTTTCGATTTTTTGAAGTCAATTTGCTGAGCGGTGTCAGGCTTTCCAGATTCTATCTTCCGCGGATGCTCGGCCAAAACTGGGGAAGAATTCTTTTTATCTCAAGTGAATCCGGGATTCAGATTCCTGAAGAAATGATCCATTACGGCGTTACCAAAAGCGCTCAAATCTCTCTTGCTCGAGGACTTGCGGAACTGACAAAGGGGACTAACGTGACCGTGAACTCGGTGTTACCCGGACCGACTCGTTCGGAGGGAGTGGACGGATTTTTGGAAGATCTTGCAGCCAATAAAAAAGTTTCGACAGAGACGATCGAAAAAGAGTTTTTTCAAACTGCGCGTCCCACTTCTCTTTTGCAAAGATTTGCGAGTGTGGAAGAGGTCGCAAATATAGTTACGTATTTATCCAGTCCTCTTTCTTCCGGAACAAACGGTGCAGCTCTTCGTGTGGACGGAGGGGTAGTGAAGTCGGCTTTCTAA
- a CDS encoding LLM class flavin-dependent oxidoreductase — protein MKLSVLDQSPVRSCGTARQAIQETVELAKTADRLGFTRFWVSEHHNIAGLAGSTPEVLISHLAGQTNRIRVGAGGVMLPNHSSLKVAENFRMLETLFPGRIDLGLGRASGSDRLTASILNPGAQFVRNDFEQQLLDLQCFLTDTAEPDSIQTKIRAIPAAETVPELWVLTSSGESGLLAAHFGLALSFAHFINPLGGPSVVKSYKDRFRPSETLGYPQASLGIFVLCAETEEKVDELKAVMDWQFLNSGKGINEGILSFKEVTRRFYTESEKAIIAQNRKRMVLGTPDKVKEKILKLSEEHEVDEVVVTTITYDFGDRIRSYELLANVFELRTEGIVKQ, from the coding sequence ATGAAGTTAAGCGTTTTAGATCAATCGCCTGTTCGAAGCTGCGGAACTGCAAGACAGGCAATTCAGGAAACCGTGGAACTCGCAAAGACAGCGGATCGACTGGGATTTACGCGATTTTGGGTATCAGAACATCATAATATAGCCGGGCTCGCAGGATCCACTCCGGAAGTTTTGATTTCGCATCTTGCAGGGCAAACGAATCGGATCCGAGTGGGCGCCGGCGGTGTGATGTTACCCAATCACAGTTCTCTCAAGGTTGCAGAGAATTTTAGGATGTTGGAAACTCTCTTTCCGGGAAGAATCGATTTAGGACTCGGTCGCGCCTCTGGAAGCGATCGTCTTACCGCTTCCATTTTGAATCCGGGAGCGCAGTTTGTACGAAACGATTTTGAACAACAGCTCTTGGACTTGCAGTGTTTTCTAACGGATACTGCGGAACCGGATTCGATTCAGACAAAAATAAGAGCGATTCCAGCCGCAGAGACAGTTCCGGAATTATGGGTTTTGACATCAAGTGGAGAGAGCGGCTTGCTTGCCGCTCATTTCGGACTCGCTCTCTCTTTTGCACATTTTATCAATCCTCTCGGCGGGCCGAGTGTTGTGAAGAGTTATAAGGATCGCTTTCGTCCCTCCGAAACTTTGGGATATCCGCAAGCGAGTCTTGGCATTTTTGTTTTGTGCGCGGAGACTGAAGAAAAAGTAGATGAGTTGAAAGCCGTTATGGATTGGCAATTTCTGAACAGCGGTAAAGGGATCAACGAAGGAATCCTTTCTTTCAAAGAGGTGACTCGTCGTTTTTATACCGAATCGGAAAAAGCGATCATCGCACAAAATCGGAAAAGAATGGTTTTAGGAACCCCGGACAAAGTGAAAGAGAAAATTCTAAAACTTTCGGAAGAGCACGAAGTGGATGAAGTCGTAGTGACTACGATCACGTATGATTTTGGGGATAGAATTCGATCGTATGAGTTGTTGGCAAATGTGTTTGAACTGAGAACGGAAGGAATCGTAAAACAATGA
- a CDS encoding MepB family protein, translating into MTKKNYDHSTLSEILKNIKKNVFDPCEIQLVNLKMEEESLEYGACNFEIKTLKITFRISKITPTKIGQFVTLWKRNKNGIIQPFDVRDNVDYFIICANDRNRCGYFVFPKNVLYQRGILSGKKEGKRGFRIYPSWDIPTNKQAQRTQEWQLEYFLERNPDKPIDIRRVKSFFNFEKLNSSPI; encoded by the coding sequence GTGACAAAAAAAAATTACGATCATTCGACACTTTCTGAAATTCTAAAGAATATTAAAAAAAACGTTTTTGATCCTTGTGAAATTCAACTCGTCAACCTCAAAATGGAAGAGGAAAGTTTAGAATACGGTGCTTGTAATTTTGAAATTAAAACTTTAAAGATAACATTTCGGATTTCCAAAATCACCCCCACCAAAATTGGTCAATTTGTCACTTTATGGAAACGAAACAAAAATGGAATCATTCAACCTTTTGACGTTCGGGACAACGTAGATTACTTTATCATCTGTGCAAACGATAGAAACCGTTGCGGGTATTTCGTATTTCCTAAAAACGTTTTGTATCAAAGGGGAATTCTATCCGGAAAAAAGGAAGGGAAACGAGGATTTCGAATTTATCCGTCTTGGGATATTCCTACAAATAAACAAGCGCAAAGAACTCAGGAGTGGCAATTGGAATATTTTTTAGAACGGAATCCGGACAAACCAATCGATATTCGACGAGTAAAATCGTTTTTCAATTTTGAAAAATTAAATTCGTCTCCCATATAA
- a CDS encoding WG repeat-containing protein → MTHFLRRVAFLILISISQLDCKKPSLVSFEENGFYGFKDTKGKIIITPQYEVVNDFNEKGVAFAFGKEGWICIDSDNKNLLNSFAFDNGPDIPSDGMSRYAENGKIGFHDSACKKIIEAKYDFAYPFENGFSIVCNGCTSIKTGEHSEIQGGNYGVIDQKGKTIVEIEYDSILSIDPGEKIIEVIKAGIKKQINIP, encoded by the coding sequence ATGACTCACTTTTTAAGACGTGTCGCATTCTTAATCCTAATTTCCATTTCTCAGTTGGATTGTAAAAAACCGTCCTTGGTTTCCTTTGAAGAAAACGGTTTTTACGGATTCAAGGATACAAAAGGGAAAATCATCATCACCCCTCAGTATGAGGTTGTGAACGATTTTAACGAAAAGGGGGTAGCATTCGCCTTTGGAAAAGAAGGTTGGATTTGTATCGATTCCGATAACAAAAATTTATTGAATTCTTTTGCATTTGATAATGGTCCGGACATCCCTTCCGATGGAATGTCTCGATACGCAGAAAACGGCAAAATCGGATTTCATGATTCTGCGTGTAAAAAAATCATCGAAGCGAAGTATGATTTTGCCTATCCTTTTGAAAACGGATTTTCCATCGTTTGTAACGGATGTACTTCGATAAAAACCGGAGAACATTCCGAGATACAAGGTGGAAATTACGGAGTAATCGACCAAAAAGGAAAAACAATCGTTGAAATCGAATATGATTCGATTCTATCCATTGATCCGGGTGAAAAAATCATAGAAGTGATCAAAGCTGGCATAAAAAAACAAATCAATATCCCATAA